One window from the genome of Desulfobotulus pelophilus encodes:
- the dprA gene encoding DNA-processing protein DprA produces MTSALPSDPFRILPWLKLQAVPGIGPLRFARLMATFGDADRVILASREELARTPGISPRIAGAIQHLRNQADTPFIQEITTAQSEGVTMVGLGMDTYPKLLTEIPDPPPVLYFRGMLPWDGAAVAIVGSRNATRYGQDHAFRMASDLAASGIVVVSGLARGVDAAAHEGALSAGGITLAVMGCGLRHLYPPEHRHLALRIEKSGALVSPFSMDTLPDAPNFPARNRIISGLCLGTAVIEAAERSGSLITARLSAEQGREVFALPGNVRSVKSAGTHRLLREGACLIENADDIINELGLLPVIPPDRRKPEEENFLALDEISVFKALDTCPVHIDELVRRTGMAAGALSALLFTLELQGKVLQYPGKYFAKS; encoded by the coding sequence ATGACCTCGGCACTGCCTTCAGACCCTTTCCGGATTCTTCCATGGCTGAAACTGCAGGCAGTTCCAGGCATCGGCCCCCTGCGTTTTGCCCGCCTCATGGCAACCTTTGGCGATGCGGACAGGGTGATCCTCGCATCCAGAGAAGAACTGGCCCGTACTCCGGGCATATCGCCCCGGATAGCAGGAGCCATCCAACACCTCAGGAATCAGGCTGATACACCCTTCATTCAGGAAATTACCACAGCACAGAGTGAAGGGGTTACGATGGTGGGGCTGGGCATGGATACCTATCCGAAGCTGCTGACCGAAATACCCGACCCTCCCCCCGTCCTCTATTTCCGCGGCATGTTGCCCTGGGATGGGGCGGCGGTTGCCATTGTGGGTTCGCGGAACGCGACCCGCTATGGTCAGGATCATGCCTTCCGCATGGCTTCCGACCTTGCCGCCTCAGGAATTGTTGTGGTGAGTGGTCTGGCCCGGGGTGTTGATGCCGCGGCCCACGAAGGGGCTCTTTCCGCAGGAGGCATAACACTCGCTGTCATGGGTTGCGGCCTGAGGCACCTCTATCCGCCGGAACACCGTCATCTGGCCCTCCGTATCGAAAAATCGGGTGCCCTTGTATCCCCTTTTTCCATGGATACCCTGCCGGATGCCCCCAACTTTCCTGCGCGCAACCGGATTATTTCAGGGCTTTGTCTGGGAACAGCCGTCATTGAGGCGGCCGAACGCAGCGGCTCCCTCATCACGGCCCGATTGTCCGCTGAGCAGGGACGGGAGGTGTTTGCCCTGCCCGGCAATGTCAGGTCCGTCAAAAGTGCAGGTACCCACAGACTGCTTCGTGAAGGAGCCTGCCTTATAGAAAATGCAGACGATATTATCAATGAACTTGGGCTATTACCTGTCATACCGCCAGACAGACGGAAGCCGGAAGAAGAAAATTTTCTTGCTTTGGATGAAATAAGCGTGTTTAAAGCTCTGGATACCTGCCCCGTTCATATCGATGAACTGGTACGGAGAACCGGGATGGCAGCCGGGGCACTTTCCGCCCTTCTTTTTACACTTGAACTCCAGGGAAAAGTCCTGCAGTATCCTGGTAAATATTTCGCAAAATCATGA
- a CDS encoding pseudouridine synthase has translation MEILHSVCPGMDEEVEMALTVLYRDAHIVVVHKPSGMPVHRGGRENTFCTAVVQSLRDRLGQHVYPVHRLDRPTSGVLVLGLHPEAASRMSVQFRCHEVQKDYLALVRGRVPPGGVITRLLRPEENRHGRARFSITKFHRVDCLEIPVPMGKTPTRCYSLVELHPETGRSRQIRRHLRSISHPIIGDTAFGDGRHTRFFREQFGCTRLMLAAVRLSLRHPVSGGRLTVAAPLASDFMAVLARLGMDRGLPSVWVHERSM, from the coding sequence TTGGAAATACTGCATTCCGTCTGTCCCGGTATGGATGAAGAGGTGGAGATGGCCCTGACCGTGCTTTATCGGGATGCCCATATCGTGGTCGTACATAAACCATCGGGCATGCCGGTCCACCGGGGAGGAAGGGAAAACACTTTCTGTACCGCTGTGGTGCAGTCCCTGAGGGACAGGCTGGGCCAGCATGTTTATCCCGTCCACCGTTTGGACAGACCCACATCCGGTGTGCTGGTTTTAGGGCTTCATCCTGAAGCTGCTTCCAGGATGAGTGTTCAGTTCCGGTGCCATGAGGTGCAAAAGGATTATCTGGCACTGGTAAGGGGGCGGGTTCCGCCGGGTGGAGTTATTACGCGCCTGCTGAGGCCGGAGGAGAACAGGCATGGCAGGGCCCGGTTCAGTATCACAAAGTTTCATCGGGTGGACTGCCTGGAAATTCCCGTTCCCATGGGAAAGACGCCGACCCGTTGTTACAGTCTGGTGGAGCTGCACCCGGAAACGGGGCGTTCCCGTCAGATACGCCGTCATCTTCGATCCATCTCCCATCCTATTATCGGTGATACGGCTTTTGGCGATGGGCGGCACACCCGGTTTTTCCGAGAACAGTTTGGCTGTACACGGCTGATGCTGGCAGCGGTCCGCCTGTCTTTGCGGCATCCCGTATCCGGTGGGCGTTTAACGGTGGCGGCACCCCTGGCTTCTGATTTTATGGCCGTACTGGCAAGGCTGGGTATGGATAGGGGGCTTCCTTCTGTCTGGGTGCATGAAAGAAGCATGTAA
- a CDS encoding Rne/Rng family ribonuclease, with translation MSTKILINAVDAEECRIATVIDNRLEDFVLETAAREITQGNIYKAIVSHVEPSLQAAFVDYGAERNGFLQFQEIHTDYFQECPSGKPHIKNLIKKGQEIIVQVTKDPVMKKGAMLTTFLSLPGRHLVLMPGSTNKGISRKIEEEEERSRLKDLLDKLTLPDGFGAIIRTAGKSCTKTVLSKDLNYLLRLWKNINQKAMEVEGPAPLYREQNLAMRAIRDSLTPEVSEVLIDNVDAYKEIKKFVELIAPKQGSCIKHYRGEKPIFTKYQLEEQIRTIFESRVPLKSGGSIVIDQTEALVSIDVNSGKATQKGSIEETAFQSNLEAAEEIARQLRIRDMGGLLVIDFIDMRDAKHRAAVEKKIKEELKKDKARTKVGKISQFGLLELSRQRLRPSISFGSLVPCPHCSGRGLTFSTDSLALTFLRKLRLETLKPDIKNVRGLLPPDVALYVLNRKRSELLEIEQRRGLSILIEADASMIPGHSEILCSP, from the coding sequence ATGAGCACAAAAATTCTGATCAATGCCGTTGATGCCGAAGAATGCAGGATAGCCACTGTCATCGACAACCGACTCGAAGACTTTGTCCTCGAAACTGCTGCCCGTGAAATCACTCAGGGCAACATCTACAAAGCCATTGTCAGCCATGTGGAACCCAGTCTTCAGGCCGCCTTCGTGGATTACGGGGCCGAACGTAACGGCTTTCTCCAGTTTCAGGAAATCCACACAGACTACTTTCAGGAATGCCCGTCCGGCAAACCCCACATCAAAAACCTCATCAAAAAAGGGCAGGAAATCATTGTTCAGGTAACCAAAGATCCTGTGATGAAGAAAGGTGCCATGCTCACCACCTTTCTTTCCCTGCCCGGACGCCACCTTGTTCTGATGCCCGGATCGACCAACAAGGGTATTTCCCGTAAAATAGAGGAAGAAGAAGAACGCTCTCGGCTCAAAGACCTTCTGGACAAGCTCACCCTGCCCGATGGTTTTGGGGCCATCATCCGTACAGCCGGAAAAAGCTGCACCAAAACCGTTCTGAGTAAAGACCTCAACTACCTCCTCCGGCTCTGGAAAAATATTAATCAGAAAGCCATGGAAGTGGAAGGCCCCGCGCCCCTCTACAGAGAACAGAATCTGGCCATGCGGGCCATCAGGGATTCCCTGACTCCGGAAGTTTCGGAAGTGCTCATCGACAATGTGGATGCCTACAAAGAAATCAAAAAATTTGTGGAACTGATTGCTCCCAAACAGGGCAGCTGCATCAAGCATTACCGGGGCGAAAAACCTATCTTTACCAAATACCAGCTGGAAGAACAGATCCGGACCATCTTTGAATCCAGAGTCCCTCTGAAATCTGGCGGGTCCATCGTGATTGATCAAACCGAAGCCCTTGTCTCCATCGATGTAAACTCCGGCAAAGCCACTCAAAAAGGTTCCATTGAAGAAACAGCTTTTCAAAGCAACCTGGAGGCCGCAGAGGAAATTGCCCGCCAGCTGCGTATCCGTGATATGGGCGGCCTTCTCGTCATTGACTTTATCGATATGCGGGACGCCAAACATCGGGCTGCCGTAGAAAAAAAGATCAAAGAGGAGCTCAAAAAAGATAAAGCGCGCACGAAAGTAGGCAAAATTTCTCAGTTCGGTCTTCTGGAATTGAGCCGCCAGCGCCTGCGTCCGTCCATCAGTTTCGGCAGTCTTGTACCCTGCCCTCACTGTTCAGGCCGGGGCCTGACTTTTTCCACAGACAGTCTGGCCCTGACTTTTTTACGGAAACTGCGGCTGGAAACCCTTAAACCCGACATTAAAAACGTACGGGGCCTGCTTCCACCGGATGTGGCCCTCTACGTACTCAACCGGAAACGATCCGAACTTCTTGAAATAGAGCAGCGCAGGGGACTCAGCATTCTCATTGAAGCAGATGCCAGCATGATCCCCGGGCACTCTGAAATCCTCTGCTCTCCCTGA
- the topA gene encoding type I DNA topoisomerase produces the protein MSKPLVIVESPTKVRTLQKYIGDAYNVTATSGHIRDLPPREIGIDIENGFTPQYQTIKGKQNIIKSLKAAAENATDIYLAPDPDREGEAIAFHTAEVLKKKGRRFHRVLFHELTRNGIEEALQNPRELNSHRYDAQQARRILDRLVGYQISPLLWKKVQGGLSAGRVQSVAVRIICDRERQIQAFEPTEYWSITAELAKTPEAISFEAKLSRKNDDKLTISNEGQASSLLKGLEGTSYVVDKVVKKTTKRNPQPPFTTSKLQQEAIRKLRFSAQKTMIVAQQLYEGLDLGPGEPVGLITYMRTDSTRIAAEAANEAISHIQHTLGPDFAAKTPRSFQNRNKAQDAHEAIRPTSVAHTPEMVRRFLDKDQFALYELVWKRFVASQMTEARIHQVNVSIRAGDCSFTVSGSTVAFPGFMQLYTAAEDKSDKDEKKQTLPDLTEGDLLECRSLIPRQHFTQPPPRFSEASLVKELEENGIGRPSTYATILSTIRNKGYVEMVNRYFRPSELGFIVNDLLVASFPEVLDVEFTAKLENDLDRIESSEVASQKLLQDFYAPFSIKLETAKTEMQSIKGVGIPTDITCPECQKGKLHVKVGKNGPFIACSAYPDCHFSRNYERDEKGHIHLVEIESDVAEGQVCEKCQRPMVVKQGKFGTFLACSGYPECKNTTSIHAAAAPSGQGTGVACPEKNCNGELVERKSRRGKVFYGCKRYPDCTFALWDKPIPEKCPDCGHPFLVEKTTKKLGLHLKCPSGECGYTRAAEEEKE, from the coding sequence GTGAGTAAACCTCTTGTCATTGTCGAATCGCCCACAAAAGTCAGAACCCTGCAAAAATATATCGGAGATGCCTACAATGTTACTGCTACCTCCGGTCATATCCGGGATCTTCCTCCACGGGAGATAGGCATTGATATTGAGAATGGCTTCACGCCCCAGTACCAGACTATCAAAGGCAAACAGAACATCATCAAGTCCCTCAAGGCAGCCGCAGAAAATGCCACAGACATTTATCTCGCTCCCGACCCGGACCGTGAGGGGGAAGCCATTGCTTTTCATACGGCGGAAGTTCTGAAGAAAAAAGGAAGACGCTTCCACAGGGTTCTTTTCCATGAACTCACCCGTAATGGCATAGAAGAAGCCCTGCAGAATCCCCGAGAACTCAACAGCCACCGCTATGACGCCCAGCAGGCCCGTCGTATTCTGGACCGGCTGGTCGGATACCAGATTTCTCCCCTGCTCTGGAAAAAAGTTCAGGGGGGACTGTCAGCCGGCAGGGTTCAGTCTGTGGCCGTGCGCATCATCTGTGATCGTGAACGCCAGATTCAGGCCTTTGAACCGACAGAATACTGGAGTATTACGGCAGAACTGGCCAAAACACCGGAAGCCATCAGCTTTGAGGCCAAACTCAGCAGGAAAAACGATGATAAGCTTACCATTTCCAACGAAGGGCAGGCCTCCTCTCTCCTGAAAGGCCTGGAAGGAACCTCTTATGTTGTGGACAAGGTGGTTAAAAAGACAACAAAGCGCAACCCACAGCCGCCTTTCACAACATCCAAGTTACAGCAGGAAGCCATCCGCAAACTACGTTTTTCTGCTCAAAAAACCATGATTGTTGCCCAGCAGCTCTATGAGGGCCTGGATCTCGGCCCGGGTGAGCCCGTGGGCCTGATCACCTACATGCGTACTGACTCCACACGCATTGCCGCTGAAGCAGCCAACGAAGCCATCAGCCACATCCAGCATACCCTGGGACCGGATTTTGCCGCCAAGACTCCCAGATCTTTTCAGAACCGGAACAAGGCACAGGATGCCCATGAGGCTATCCGTCCCACTTCCGTAGCCCATACACCCGAAATGGTCCGCCGTTTTCTGGATAAAGATCAGTTTGCCCTCTATGAACTGGTCTGGAAACGCTTTGTTGCTTCTCAGATGACCGAAGCTCGCATTCATCAGGTTAATGTCAGCATCCGTGCCGGAGACTGCTCCTTTACCGTTTCCGGATCAACCGTTGCCTTCCCCGGTTTCATGCAGCTGTACACGGCGGCCGAGGATAAAAGCGACAAGGATGAAAAAAAACAAACTCTTCCCGACCTGACGGAAGGCGATCTCCTGGAGTGCCGTTCCCTTATTCCCAGACAGCACTTCACCCAGCCCCCCCCCCGCTTTTCGGAGGCATCTCTGGTCAAAGAACTCGAAGAAAACGGAATCGGACGACCCAGCACCTATGCCACCATACTTTCCACCATCCGTAACAAAGGGTATGTGGAGATGGTAAACCGCTATTTTCGTCCCAGTGAACTGGGATTCATTGTGAACGATCTTCTGGTGGCAAGTTTCCCCGAAGTGCTGGATGTGGAATTTACGGCAAAACTGGAAAATGATCTGGACCGTATTGAAAGCTCCGAAGTAGCCTCCCAGAAACTGTTACAGGATTTTTATGCTCCCTTCAGCATAAAGCTGGAAACGGCTAAAACAGAGATGCAGAGCATCAAGGGTGTTGGCATACCCACGGATATCACCTGTCCTGAATGCCAAAAGGGAAAGCTCCATGTCAAAGTAGGCAAAAATGGTCCTTTCATTGCGTGCAGTGCCTACCCTGACTGTCATTTTTCCAGAAATTATGAGCGGGATGAAAAAGGGCACATCCACCTGGTGGAAATTGAGAGCGATGTGGCGGAAGGTCAGGTCTGCGAAAAATGTCAAAGACCTATGGTTGTCAAACAGGGAAAATTTGGAACTTTCCTGGCCTGCAGCGGCTATCCTGAATGCAAAAACACCACAAGTATCCATGCTGCCGCAGCACCATCCGGCCAGGGTACGGGGGTTGCCTGTCCGGAAAAAAACTGTAACGGCGAACTCGTGGAAAGGAAATCCCGCAGAGGCAAAGTGTTCTATGGATGCAAGCGGTATCCGGACTGCACATTTGCCCTCTGGGATAAACCGATTCCGGAAAAATGTCCGGACTGCGGGCACCCATTCCTTGTTGAAAAAACGACAAAAAAGCTGGGTCTGCACCTCAAATGTCCTTCGGGAGAATGCGGCTATACACGGGCAGCGGAGGAAGAAAAGGAATAA
- the yajC gene encoding preprotein translocase subunit YajC yields MIGVAYAMGEAGSQGGQGGGFIQLVPLILMFVIFYFLLIRPQQKKAKEHREMVNSLKKGDRIITSGGIYGTVTGIDDNTLTVEIAEKVRVKMVRANVAGVPGKAGGEKE; encoded by the coding sequence TTGATCGGAGTTGCTTACGCAATGGGAGAAGCCGGATCCCAGGGAGGACAGGGCGGCGGCTTCATACAGCTTGTGCCCCTGATTTTAATGTTTGTGATTTTCTATTTTCTTCTTATCCGCCCCCAGCAGAAAAAAGCCAAAGAGCACCGGGAAATGGTGAACAGCCTGAAAAAAGGTGACCGAATCATCACATCCGGAGGAATTTACGGCACGGTTACCGGTATTGACGACAATACCCTTACCGTTGAAATTGCCGAAAAAGTCCGGGTTAAAATGGTTCGCGCCAATGTTGCAGGAGTTCCGGGAAAAGCCGGCGGGGAAAAAGAGTAA
- a CDS encoding DUF4412 domain-containing protein, with the protein MRKLLVVLMFMGVAGIASADLAMTLVLEDHESGEKENMALYLSKDRMRSENTMDGMKFISIGRMDRDVIWMLRPDKKAYAELSMQDMRRMHEDAKAHEAAGRAILEGHMQGMSEEEQQQYRSYLGMDDDDIPLTYVKKGQDRAGKWTCTLYEGMRKGEKVEEICTVPLKSLGLAENDFDVLHKMAMEEDQKLGSRDWKEMEARGFPVRTVIFEEGERVTTELFVSIEKKPLASGLFEVPGDFTPVSMMGLYGE; encoded by the coding sequence ATGAGAAAGCTGCTGGTGGTGCTGATGTTTATGGGTGTTGCAGGGATTGCTTCGGCAGACCTTGCCATGACCCTTGTTCTTGAAGATCATGAGAGCGGTGAAAAAGAAAATATGGCTCTGTACCTGTCGAAAGATAGAATGAGGTCGGAAAACACCATGGATGGCATGAAATTTATCAGTATCGGACGCATGGACAGGGATGTGATATGGATGCTGCGGCCGGATAAAAAGGCGTATGCGGAACTTTCCATGCAGGATATGCGTCGGATGCATGAAGATGCCAAGGCCCATGAAGCTGCCGGTCGGGCCATACTGGAAGGTCATATGCAGGGTATGAGTGAAGAGGAACAGCAGCAGTATCGCAGCTACCTTGGCATGGACGATGATGATATTCCTCTGACCTATGTGAAAAAAGGACAGGATCGTGCGGGTAAGTGGACATGCACCCTGTATGAGGGCATGCGTAAGGGGGAGAAGGTCGAGGAGATCTGTACCGTCCCTCTGAAGAGTCTCGGGCTTGCGGAAAATGATTTTGATGTTCTTCATAAAATGGCCATGGAAGAGGACCAGAAACTTGGAAGCCGGGATTGGAAGGAAATGGAAGCACGGGGGTTTCCTGTCCGAACGGTTATTTTTGAAGAGGGTGAGCGGGTGACAACCGAATTGTTTGTCAGCATTGAAAAAAAACCGTTAGCCTCCGGTCTTTTTGAGGTTCCCGGTGATTTTACGCCAGTTTCCATGATGGGACTTTATGGCGAATAA
- the secD gene encoding protein translocase subunit SecD, giving the protein MKVRSWRFYAVCVALILAIIYILPSFQPGLWPYKTINLGLDLQGGMHLVLDVEVEKALESTMERRTYELRDQLRKERIRYTSVRQLPDGSIAVRLADTADANAFSEFHRKEFPDMTMRRHTVDQDIEFRFSISAEEKAHIEKMATEQALETIRNRIDEFGVNEPDIRIQGERRITIQLPGIEDPERAKDLIGKTALLEFKIVDDSYDVQDALDGRIPPGTELLYEIRRDAFGQETGRIPYLVKRRAVLTGASLTDARVQVDSQFNEAYVSISFDRQGARQFERITGENIHKRMAIVLDNNVYSAPVIQDRISGGSARITGSFNMESARDLAIVLRAGALPAPVRIIEERTVGPTLGAESIQKGLLSMMVGGGLVLLFMAIYYKGAGLMANLALVLNILFIASALAAFGATLTLPGIAGMVLTLGMAVDANVLIFERIREELRLGRSPIAAIHAGFDRATLTILDANVTTLIAALVLFQFGTGPVKGFAVTLCLGVLSSMFTALVMVRLIFDFLYDGKHKPVTQISI; this is encoded by the coding sequence TTGAAAGTACGTTCCTGGAGATTCTATGCCGTTTGCGTGGCACTGATCCTGGCCATTATCTATATTTTACCGTCATTCCAACCCGGTCTGTGGCCATACAAAACCATCAACCTGGGACTGGACCTTCAGGGCGGCATGCACCTTGTGCTGGATGTTGAGGTCGAAAAAGCTCTGGAAAGCACCATGGAGCGCCGAACCTATGAACTCCGGGATCAGCTCAGGAAGGAGCGTATCCGCTACACCTCTGTCCGCCAGCTGCCGGATGGAAGTATTGCCGTCCGGCTGGCCGATACCGCCGATGCCAACGCATTCTCCGAATTTCACCGGAAAGAATTTCCGGATATGACCATGCGCAGACATACCGTGGATCAGGATATTGAGTTCCGCTTTTCCATTTCCGCGGAAGAAAAAGCGCATATAGAAAAAATGGCCACGGAACAGGCACTGGAAACCATCCGGAACCGCATTGATGAGTTCGGAGTCAATGAACCGGATATCCGCATACAGGGAGAGCGCAGAATAACCATCCAGCTTCCCGGTATCGAAGACCCGGAACGGGCAAAGGATCTGATCGGTAAAACCGCCCTTCTGGAATTCAAAATTGTGGACGACAGCTATGATGTTCAGGATGCCCTGGATGGCCGGATACCACCGGGGACCGAACTTCTCTATGAAATACGTCGGGATGCCTTTGGTCAGGAAACGGGAAGAATCCCCTATCTTGTGAAGAGAAGAGCCGTTCTCACCGGAGCGTCCCTAACCGATGCAAGAGTACAGGTGGACTCCCAGTTTAATGAAGCCTACGTATCCATCAGCTTTGACAGGCAGGGTGCCCGCCAGTTTGAACGCATTACCGGAGAAAACATTCATAAACGTATGGCCATTGTGCTGGATAACAATGTCTATTCCGCGCCCGTAATCCAGGACCGCATATCCGGCGGCAGTGCCCGCATCACCGGCAGCTTCAACATGGAAAGCGCCAGAGACCTTGCCATTGTTCTCCGGGCAGGCGCCCTCCCTGCACCCGTCCGGATCATCGAAGAGCGGACCGTTGGGCCTACCCTTGGAGCAGAATCCATCCAGAAAGGGCTGCTCTCCATGATGGTCGGCGGCGGTCTGGTTCTTCTGTTCATGGCCATTTATTACAAAGGGGCTGGTCTCATGGCCAACCTTGCCCTTGTGCTGAACATTCTTTTTATCGCATCTGCCCTTGCCGCCTTCGGTGCCACCCTGACCCTGCCGGGTATCGCAGGCATGGTACTCACTCTGGGCATGGCCGTAGACGCCAATGTACTGATCTTTGAACGCATACGGGAAGAGCTGCGGCTGGGCCGGTCGCCCATAGCTGCCATCCATGCGGGCTTTGACCGGGCCACCCTCACCATTCTGGATGCCAATGTCACCACCCTGATCGCCGCACTGGTTCTGTTCCAGTTTGGTACAGGGCCGGTCAAAGGCTTTGCCGTTACTCTCTGCCTCGGCGTGCTGTCCAGTATGTTTACGGCACTTGTCATGGTGCGCCTGATCTTTGACTTCCTTTATGATGGCAAACACAAACCGGTGACCCAAATCAGCATCTAG
- the secF gene encoding protein translocase subunit SecF produces MQIIKPGTNIDFIGRRKAAFILSAAMILFSLFSLILHKGPRYGVDFAGGTQILVAFQNEADAGQIRAALDQTGIDNATVQESREGQSYLVQIRTIQTFDSESGILTSLPRLLYETTGFPAEILSIDMVGPQVSQDLRSQALYALFYALLFIMVYISGRFEMKWMLSAAVAGVFISVVYLFPQIMQNVFHISMPIPMLILVALVLTLAAFWKLGLAYALGASIALLHDIFITVGLFSVLDIEFNLPIIAAILTIIGYSLNDTIIIFDRVRENLASRGKKTFAAILNQSINETLSRTLLTSGTTILVLITLFVLGGGIIHDFSRALLVGVVVGTYSSIFVACPLLLLWHKKQGL; encoded by the coding sequence ATGCAGATCATCAAACCCGGAACCAATATAGATTTTATTGGCAGGCGGAAAGCCGCTTTCATCCTTTCTGCCGCCATGATCCTTTTCAGCCTCTTCTCCCTTATTCTGCACAAAGGGCCAAGATATGGCGTTGACTTTGCCGGTGGCACACAGATTCTGGTTGCCTTTCAGAATGAAGCCGATGCGGGACAGATACGGGCAGCCCTGGATCAGACCGGGATTGACAATGCCACCGTTCAGGAATCCAGGGAAGGCCAGTCCTATCTCGTTCAGATCCGTACCATTCAAACCTTTGACAGCGAATCCGGTATTCTGACGAGCCTGCCCAGGCTTCTCTACGAAACCACGGGGTTTCCTGCGGAAATTCTCAGCATAGACATGGTTGGCCCCCAGGTCAGTCAGGATTTACGCTCTCAAGCACTCTACGCTCTCTTCTATGCCCTTCTTTTCATTATGGTCTATATATCCGGACGTTTTGAAATGAAATGGATGCTGAGTGCCGCCGTAGCAGGTGTCTTTATTTCCGTTGTTTACCTTTTTCCCCAGATCATGCAGAATGTTTTCCATATATCCATGCCCATACCCATGCTGATCCTTGTGGCGCTGGTTCTCACCCTGGCTGCCTTTTGGAAACTGGGGCTGGCTTATGCTCTGGGTGCCAGCATCGCCCTTCTGCATGACATTTTTATCACGGTAGGCCTTTTTTCCGTACTGGATATTGAGTTTAATCTGCCCATTATTGCAGCCATTCTGACCATTATCGGTTACTCTCTGAATGATACCATCATTATATTTGACAGGGTGCGCGAAAACCTGGCATCCAGGGGTAAAAAAACCTTTGCGGCCATTCTCAACCAAAGCATCAATGAAACCCTGAGCCGTACCCTGCTAACCTCAGGGACAACAATTCTTGTTCTCATCACCCTCTTTGTTCTGGGGGGAGGAATTATACACGATTTTTCCAGAGCTCTGCTTGTGGGCGTTGTCGTGGGAACCTACTCTTCCATCTTTGTGGCCTGTCCTCTTCTGCTGCTGTGGCACAAAAAGCAGGGGCTCTGA
- the ybgF gene encoding tol-pal system protein YbgF: MCAQPGSISIRSLSALLLTAGLLCACATHQTDSEMVRIATMEKQIARNEEMLSDLSQRLSVMQFMVDGHERMLRSTPSLSPVFPADAGKKDREAASSQPTPVPSPGQTQLEPNALYEKAFSTMQQREFEKAAHLFRQLADSFPDHSLADNALYWLGECHYARRDYRQAIDVFEEVPKQYPKGGKVPDALLKNAYSRIHIGDKENARDILRQLIRDYPFTDAASKAEARLKTLF; encoded by the coding sequence ATGTGCGCCCAGCCTGGATCCATAAGCATCCGAAGCCTGTCTGCCCTTCTTCTCACGGCAGGCCTTCTCTGTGCATGTGCCACCCATCAGACCGACAGTGAAATGGTGCGCATCGCCACCATGGAAAAACAGATAGCCCGTAACGAAGAGATGCTCTCCGATCTCTCACAGAGACTATCGGTAATGCAATTTATGGTGGACGGACATGAAAGAATGCTGCGGAGTACCCCCTCCCTCAGTCCCGTATTTCCGGCAGACGCGGGGAAAAAGGACAGGGAGGCAGCTTCATCACAGCCAACTCCTGTCCCATCTCCAGGCCAAACGCAATTGGAACCCAATGCTCTTTATGAAAAAGCCTTTTCTACAATGCAGCAGCGGGAATTTGAAAAGGCAGCTCACCTGTTCCGGCAACTGGCGGATTCCTTTCCGGATCACAGCCTTGCAGATAATGCTCTCTACTGGCTGGGAGAATGTCATTATGCACGCAGGGACTACAGGCAGGCCATTGACGTGTTTGAAGAAGTGCCGAAACAATACCCCAAGGGGGGCAAGGTACCCGATGCCCTCCTCAAAAATGCCTACTCCCGGATTCATATTGGCGATAAGGAAAATGCGCGCGATATTCTCCGCCAGCTGATCCGTGACTATCCGTTTACCGATGCCGCGTCCAAGGCAGAAGCCCGGTTGAAGACCCTTTTCTGA